The Amycolatopsis nigrescens CSC17Ta-90 genomic interval CGGCCCACTGGTCGTCTGGGACAGCGGCGGGCGACAGGTCAAGGTCCCCGAAGCGAAGGTGCGCGCCCTGCTGGCGAACCTGCTGATCCACGGCGGCAGGCCGGTGCCGGCCGACCGGCTGATCGAGGACCTCTGGGCAGGTCGCCCGCCGGGCGGTTCGGCGAATGCGTTGCAGACCAAGGTTTCCCAGTTGCGACGCGTGCTGGGTCGGGAGCGGGTGGTCCGCGAACCGGCCGGTTACCGGCTGCTGCTGGACGACGACGCGATCGATGCGGCGCGGTTTCAGGAACTGGCCGAGCGTGCTCGTGCGAGCGAGGAGCCGACGGCGAAGGGAGGTCTGTTCGCCGAAGCGATGGCGCTGTGGCGAGGACCTGCTTACGCCGACGTCGCCGAGGCGATGTTCGCCCGCGGCGAAGTTGCCCGCTTGGAAGAACTACGGCTCACGGTTGTCGAGGAGCAGGCCGAGGTGCGCCTGGAACTGGGGGAGTACTCCGCGCTGGCCACGGAGTTGGGCGAGCTGGTCGCGCGGCAGCCGCTCCGGGAACGGCTGCGCATGGTCCAGATGCGCGCGCTGTACCGGGCCGGGCGGCAGGGCGAGGCGCTGCACTGCTTCCAGGATCTGCGGCGTCGGCTGTCGGTGGAGCTGGGGGTGAGCCCGGGGCCGGAGGTGACCGCGCTGCACGAAGCGATGCTGCGCCAGGAACCCGGCCTGGCGGCTCCCGCCGGCACGCGACGGCCGTCTTGCCGCACCAACCTGCCCACTCCGCTGGCCGCGCTGATCGGCAGGCAGGACGCGGTCGATCAGCTGCGAGCGACGGTGAGTTCCGCGCCGGACACCCGGCTGGTGACGCTGACCGGTCTCGGCGGAGTCGGCAAGACGCGGCTCGCGACGGCCGCGGCCGGCGAGATGGCCGGGCGGTTCCCGGACGGGGTGTGGCTGGTGGAGCTGGCCGGCCTTGGCCGCGCGTCGACCCAGCACGCCATCGCCGAGCGGGTGATCGAGGTGATGGGGCTTTGCGACACCGCGGCGACGGAGCCGGATCTGACCGACCTGGTGGGCTGGCTCTGCCAGGCCGTGGCCGAAAAGAGCCTGCTGCTCGTGCTGGACAACTGCGAGCACGTGGTGGCGGCGGTCGCCGCGCTGGCCGACACCTTCCTGGCGAGGGTGCCCGAGGCGCGGCTGCTGGTCACCAGCCAGGAGACGCTGGACATTCCCGGTGAGGTGGTGCGGCAGGTACCGCCGCTGGCGCTGCCGGACCAAACCGGCCCCGCCGGTGGCGATCCGGCGGTGGTCGCCCGTTCCAGCGCCGTCGAGCTGTTCGTGGCACGGGCGGCCGCCGCCGTCCCCGGCTTCACCCTGGACGAGGGCAACGCACGTGCCGTTTCCGCGATCTGCCGCCGGCTGGACGGAATCCCGCTGGCGCTCGAGCTGGTGGCCTCCCGGCTCCGGACGCTGACCCCGGCCCAGCTCGCCGAATGCCTCGACCACCGGTTCACCCTGCCCACCGGACGTGGCGGTGGGCGGCCGGAACGGCAGCAGACCTTACGGGGGATGCTCGACTGGAGCTGGGAACTGCTGACCGCGGGTGAACGCATCGTGCTCCGACGGCTGGCCGTGCACGTGGACGGCTGCACTCTGGAGTCCGCCGAGGCCGTCTGCGCGGGCGACGATCTGCCCGCCGGGCAGGTGGCCGACCTGCTGTCGCGGCTGGTGGACCGATCGCTGGTAGTCCGTCAGGCGGGGCGTTTCCGCTTGCTGGAGTCCGTCGCCGCGTACAGCGCCGAACGCCTTGCCGAAGCCGGTGAACTGGGCGCGGTCCGGGAGTCGTTCGTGCGGTGCTACACCGAACTGGCCGAGGAGTCGGATGAGCGACTGCGCGGCCCGGAGCAGGGCCGGTATCTGGAACGGTTGGACGCCGAGACGGTGAACCTGCGTCGAGCGCTTGAGATCGCGGTTGGCGAACACGATGAAGTCGGCGCCGAACACGTACTGCGGCTGGTGAACGCGATGGCCTGGTACTGGTTCCTGCGCGGCCGGCTGACCGAGGCCCGTCGGTCCTTCCACGCGTCACTAGAGCTCGACGACAGCGCCTTTCCGGCTTCTCGCGCGATGGCGCGGGCTTGGCTGGCCGGAATCGAGCTGCGCACCGCCGCCGACCGCTCCTACGACTACGACGAACTGACGGCCGGTATCGACGATCCGGGGGCGCAGGCACGGGCGCAGTGGTTCCTCGGCACCGGCTTGCTCGGCGTCGGCCGCGACGCGGAGGGGCAACGCCTGGTGGAGGAAAGCCTGGCCGTCGCCCGCGCCAACCTGGACCGCTGGGGCGAAGCCGCGGCATTGGTCGAGCGCGTCGGCTATCTCCGGTCGCGGGCCGACGCGGAACTGGGCGCCGCCCTGTTCCAGGAGCTCGGGGACCGCTGGGGTCGGCTTCGGGCGACCGGCTCGCTGGCGCTGGTGGCCGAGCTCGACGGAGATCACGCGCGTGCGGAGCGGCTGCGCCGCGAAGGGCTGCTGGTGGCCGAAGAACTCGGGCTGTGGACCGAGGTGGTCGAGACGTTGACCTGGCTCGGCCAGGCCGCTTTGGGCGAGAACCCCGCGCGGTCCGAGGAACTGTACGAGCGCGCGCGGCTCATCTCGGCCGAACGGTCCTACCCTTGTGGCGAGATCCGCGCCGAAACCGGGTTGGCGCTGGCCGCTCGCCAGCTAGGGGATCGCGAAACCGCGAGGCACCACCTGAATCGCGCCATGGCCAAGAGCCGCACTTCGGGAGATGAGGCCGGTATCGCGGATGCGCTGGCCGAACTGAACCTCGTCGATCCGGTGCGCGTGCCCGACCCGCACGGGGCCGGGCACGCGCACCGGATCAATGGCCGGAATCAGTGACCGAAGTCCAGGTCACCCGGCAGGTCGGTGGCGTCGGGCAGGGCGGCGTGGTCGCCGGCCAGCTCACCGAGCGGGCTGCCGCTCACCACGTCGCCGGCCGGGTCGGAGGTGGGCAGTTCGCCAAGGTCCGGCAGGTCGGCCACGTCCGGCAGCGGGTTGGCCACCGGCAGGTGCGGCAGCTCGGACGGCAGCGTCGGCAGCTCCGTGGGGAGGTCGTCGGTCGGTAGGGTGGGCAGGGACGGCGCCTCGGGCAGGGAGGGTGCCTCCGGCAGGTGCGGCAGCTCGGACGGCAGGGTCGACAGGGTCGGCAGGGTCGGCAGTTCCGGGGCGGGCAGGCTCGGTGCCCCCGGCACCTGTCCGGCCAGCTCGTTCGCGACGGTGCCGGCGGGCTCCGCGACCGGGGCCGCGCCCGCACCGGTCAGGTAGCCGCCCAGGGTGCCGGCGCCGGCAGCGGCACCGCCCGCGAGCAGGTCCCCGCCGTCGGAGACGTAGCCGGCCACCGTGCCGGCCGAGATGTCCTCCGGCGTGCCGTCGATCTCGAAGCCGTTGTCGCCGAGCGGAGACTGCGAGCCGCCACCGGCGGTGAAGCCTTCGAGGCCGCCCTCGGCGCTGCCCTCGAAAGAGGTCGCCGTGCCGGCGAACTCCAGTGACCCGTTGAACCCGTCGAGGGAACCTTCGCCGCCGGCGGCGAAGCTGCCGACCGGGGACTCACCGGCGACCTCTGCGGCGGCACCGCTGGTGTCAGCAACGAAAGCGCCCTCGCCGCTGGCGTAGTCGCTGGTGAAGGTGCTCGCACCGGCGGCGCCTTCGGTCGACCCGGCGCCGGCCGCGGCGAAGCTGCCGAACTCGGAGTCGGTGACGAAGCTGCTCGAAGCGC includes:
- a CDS encoding BTAD domain-containing putative transcriptional regulator, with the protein product MRYGVLGPLVVWDSGGRQVKVPEAKVRALLANLLIHGGRPVPADRLIEDLWAGRPPGGSANALQTKVSQLRRVLGRERVVREPAGYRLLLDDDAIDAARFQELAERARASEEPTAKGGLFAEAMALWRGPAYADVAEAMFARGEVARLEELRLTVVEEQAEVRLELGEYSALATELGELVARQPLRERLRMVQMRALYRAGRQGEALHCFQDLRRRLSVELGVSPGPEVTALHEAMLRQEPGLAAPAGTRRPSCRTNLPTPLAALIGRQDAVDQLRATVSSAPDTRLVTLTGLGGVGKTRLATAAAGEMAGRFPDGVWLVELAGLGRASTQHAIAERVIEVMGLCDTAATEPDLTDLVGWLCQAVAEKSLLLVLDNCEHVVAAVAALADTFLARVPEARLLVTSQETLDIPGEVVRQVPPLALPDQTGPAGGDPAVVARSSAVELFVARAAAAVPGFTLDEGNARAVSAICRRLDGIPLALELVASRLRTLTPAQLAECLDHRFTLPTGRGGGRPERQQTLRGMLDWSWELLTAGERIVLRRLAVHVDGCTLESAEAVCAGDDLPAGQVADLLSRLVDRSLVVRQAGRFRLLESVAAYSAERLAEAGELGAVRESFVRCYTELAEESDERLRGPEQGRYLERLDAETVNLRRALEIAVGEHDEVGAEHVLRLVNAMAWYWFLRGRLTEARRSFHASLELDDSAFPASRAMARAWLAGIELRTAADRSYDYDELTAGIDDPGAQARAQWFLGTGLLGVGRDAEGQRLVEESLAVARANLDRWGEAAALVERVGYLRSRADAELGAALFQELGDRWGRLRATGSLALVAELDGDHARAERLRREGLLVAEELGLWTEVVETLTWLGQAALGENPARSEELYERARLISAERSYPCGEIRAETGLALAARQLGDRETARHHLNRAMAKSRTSGDEAGIADALAELNLVDPVRVPDPHGAGHAHRINGRNQ
- a CDS encoding IniB N-terminal domain-containing protein, which codes for MHTEQTLHDFVLNLLTDESARSAFSADPAACLADAGLHDVTAQDVQEVIPLVIDYAPAGVESLEAGLAGLPGADSTGSAISQLQAVAAAAGDEGAPSVTVELPGSFDGAFSGDSPVGSFAGAASGSAEGVTAAGAFVSDYATGESSATAGTDGASSSFVTDSEFGSFAAAGAGSTEGAAGASTFTSDYASGEGAFVADTSGAAAEVAGESPVGSFAAGGEGSLDGFNGSLEFAGTATSFEGSAEGGLEGFTAGGGSQSPLGDNGFEIDGTPEDISAGTVAGYVSDGGDLLAGGAAAGAGTLGGYLTGAGAAPVAEPAGTVANELAGQVPGAPSLPAPELPTLPTLSTLPSELPHLPEAPSLPEAPSLPTLPTDDLPTELPTLPSELPHLPVANPLPDVADLPDLGELPTSDPAGDVVSGSPLGELAGDHAALPDATDLPGDLDFGH